A stretch of Roseovarius sp. M141 DNA encodes these proteins:
- a CDS encoding YihY/virulence factor BrkB family protein, translated as MLIGEKNLNLIASGIGFFGILATFPAIAALIALWGFVADPGLVAGQVSEFTTLLPDEVANLLTARVAELVAADATTLGWAGLLSVVLALWSARAGIGALIVGLNAVYGERNRGGVRHILVAFGLTGGMICLALACFAALVVAPIVLSFLPLGFMASLVAETLRWTVAVGTVMLALGLLYRYAPNRRGVARAGWITPGAIAATILWALATWAFSVYLQNFGNYNKIYGSLGAVIVLLLWLYLSAFVCLLGAALNAELELQQRKDTTRGPAKPMGQRGAFVADNLSRDGKSVD; from the coding sequence GTGTTGATCGGTGAAAAGAATCTGAATTTGATCGCGTCGGGCATCGGGTTTTTCGGCATCCTCGCCACGTTTCCGGCCATTGCCGCGCTGATCGCGCTCTGGGGGTTCGTCGCCGATCCGGGTCTTGTCGCCGGGCAGGTGTCTGAATTCACGACCCTCCTGCCTGACGAGGTGGCCAATTTGCTGACCGCGCGGGTGGCCGAACTGGTTGCGGCAGATGCCACGACGCTGGGATGGGCGGGCCTGCTGTCCGTCGTCTTGGCGCTGTGGTCCGCGCGGGCAGGTATCGGTGCGCTGATCGTGGGCCTGAATGCGGTTTACGGCGAGCGGAATCGGGGTGGTGTGCGGCATATTCTGGTGGCGTTCGGCCTGACCGGCGGCATGATCTGTCTTGCGCTGGCCTGTTTTGCCGCGCTGGTCGTGGCGCCCATCGTGCTCAGCTTTCTGCCGCTGGGTTTCATGGCGTCGCTCGTGGCGGAAACGCTGCGCTGGACAGTGGCAGTCGGGACAGTGATGCTGGCGCTGGGGCTGCTGTACCGATATGCGCCCAACCGTCGCGGGGTTGCGCGCGCCGGATGGATCACACCGGGTGCCATTGCGGCCACTATCCTGTGGGCGTTGGCGACATGGGCGTTCAGCGTCTACCTTCAGAATTTTGGCAATTACAACAAGATCTACGGATCGCTGGGTGCGGTCATCGTGCTGCTTTTGTGGCTCTATCTCAGTGCGTTCGTCTGTTTGCTGGGCGCCGCGCTGAACGCTGAATTAGAACTGCAACAGCGCAAGGACACAACCCGCGGCCCCGCCAAACCTATGGGCCAGCGGGGCGCCTTTGTAGCCGACAATCTTAGCCGGGATGGTAAAAGCGTCGACTGA
- a CDS encoding sulfotransferase domain-containing protein, whose translation MSNLKRIIWIASYPKSGNTWIRSLLAHYFMPPGQAPDINNLRNFTTADVRQDFYDAANGAPYRGADMTDWMRVRTPALRLIAQSRPNHHFVKTHCQTIRIDGQDVIPPEVTSGAIYLIRNPFDLAPSFARHQSTDIDTAIDRMLNPDTVMGTPTGIFDVLGRWDDHIWSWTNAPGLKRRVIRYEDLLTKPAREIRGLLEVFLGQKVDAAKLARAVKATAFANMQKQERELGFTERPEGMASFFAKGQAGVWKDDLTPAQVGRLRAAFLPTLEKYYPEMLRQTEAFAAGA comes from the coding sequence ATGAGCAATCTCAAGCGGATCATCTGGATCGCCTCCTATCCCAAATCCGGCAATACATGGATACGCAGCCTTTTGGCGCATTACTTCATGCCACCGGGGCAGGCGCCTGACATCAACAACCTGCGTAACTTCACCACCGCCGATGTGCGGCAGGATTTCTACGATGCGGCAAATGGCGCGCCTTACAGGGGTGCGGATATGACCGATTGGATGCGCGTGCGCACCCCCGCGCTGCGCCTGATCGCGCAGTCACGCCCGAACCACCATTTCGTCAAGACACATTGTCAGACGATCCGCATCGATGGGCAGGACGTGATCCCGCCCGAGGTGACGTCGGGCGCTATCTACCTGATCCGCAATCCGTTCGATCTGGCGCCCAGCTTTGCCCGACATCAGTCGACGGATATCGATACGGCCATCGACAGGATGTTGAACCCTGACACGGTCATGGGCACGCCAACCGGGATTTTCGATGTGCTGGGCCGCTGGGACGATCACATCTGGTCCTGGACCAATGCGCCGGGCCTGAAACGGCGGGTGATCCGCTATGAGGATCTGCTGACCAAGCCTGCGCGCGAAATACGCGGCCTGCTTGAGGTATTTCTGGGCCAGAAGGTGGACGCCGCCAAGCTGGCCCGCGCGGTCAAGGCGACCGCTTTTGCGAACATGCAAAAGCAGGAGCGCGAACTGGGCTTTACCGAACGGCCCGAGGGCATGGCCAGTTTTTTTGCCAAGGGGCAGGCGGGCGTCTGGAAGGACGATCTGACCCCCGCGCAGGTGGGTCGCCTGCGGGCCGCATTCCTGCCGACGCTTGAGAAGTATTATCCCGAAATGCTGCGCCAAACCGAGGCGTTTGCCGCAGGCGCCTGA
- a CDS encoding sulfotransferase domain-containing protein has protein sequence MSKTPKKTSAKTTRPAQPTPKASIVWLASYPKSGNTWTRIFLANYLMNTREPVSINQVHRFGMGDSIAKTYRMVAKDEAADLEDVNVTLRLRDRVLRGIIGNGADVNLVKTHNIRSAAYGTDLIPAKYTRSSVYIMRNPLDMVLSYARHYGITAAEAIDVIGRSDNANASDTSTVWQFLGSWSEHVNSWTADAPYPSLVLRYEDMLNKPERAFGALVQHLGVPLDPERLQRAIRFSSFDEAKGQEAKAGFAENPGKNKTFFTSGKAGGWKDELSDDLVAKLRTEHHDTMKRFGYL, from the coding sequence ATGAGCAAAACCCCCAAGAAGACATCCGCAAAAACCACCCGTCCCGCGCAGCCCACGCCCAAGGCCAGCATCGTGTGGCTGGCGTCGTACCCGAAATCGGGCAACACCTGGACGCGGATCTTTCTGGCCAATTACCTGATGAACACGCGGGAGCCGGTTTCGATCAATCAGGTTCACCGCTTTGGCATGGGCGATTCCATTGCCAAGACATATCGGATGGTGGCCAAGGATGAGGCTGCCGATTTAGAGGACGTCAACGTCACGCTTCGGTTGCGCGACCGCGTGCTGCGCGGCATCATCGGCAATGGCGCCGACGTCAATCTGGTCAAAACCCATAACATTCGCAGCGCCGCCTACGGGACCGATCTGATCCCGGCGAAATACACCCGCTCTTCAGTCTATATCATGCGCAACCCACTGGACATGGTGCTGTCCTATGCGCGCCATTACGGCATCACTGCCGCCGAAGCCATTGACGTGATCGGACGCAGCGACAATGCCAATGCCAGCGACACGTCGACGGTCTGGCAGTTCCTGGGCAGTTGGTCGGAGCATGTGAACAGCTGGACGGCTGATGCGCCCTATCCCAGCCTCGTGCTGCGCTACGAGGATATGCTGAACAAACCCGAACGGGCGTTCGGCGCGCTGGTGCAGCATCTTGGCGTGCCGCTGGACCCCGAGCGGCTACAGCGCGCGATCCGCTTTTCCAGCTTTGACGAGGCCAAGGGGCAGGAGGCCAAGGCCGGTTTTGCCGAGAACCCCGGCAAGAACAAGACGTTTTTCACCTCCGGCAAAGCCGGCGGATGGAAGGACGAACTGAGCGATGATCTGGTGGCGAAGCTGCGGACAGAACATCACGACACGATGAAGCGCTTCGGATACTTGTGA
- a CDS encoding porin: protein MKKHLLSTSAIALGVAMAAPAAAQEWDVSFGGYMSQHVGYVDVNGSANAGQDYDGVNILSNSEIIFTPSITLDNGLTFGVNVQLEGNNSPGSQIDESYMTISSDTLGQIIVGGENSAGYKSMVGAPGVTTMYINSPSISAFIPFSNAYPGGFRQAGLSSFTEVAGNNDVQRLTYFTPSFNGLTVGISYAPTASAGQNAGAVAAGNLDRNANLSDIFDIGVNYSQTFGTTSVTLSARYGTGNSAIVGVSDPETWGVGAQIGFSDFLIGGSYAENNNGAAGGVGGGLPADYGSNNKGWNLGVTYDIAGPWAVEAVTYQGEVSTATGKARYEAYRIGASRDLGPGVDWDIYLAQVNSHNGGVGAARLTSNGTLIGTGINLSF, encoded by the coding sequence TTGAAAAAGCATCTGCTTAGCACCAGCGCAATCGCCCTGGGCGTCGCCATGGCGGCACCTGCCGCGGCCCAGGAATGGGACGTCTCGTTCGGCGGCTACATGAGCCAGCACGTCGGATATGTCGACGTCAACGGTTCGGCCAACGCCGGTCAAGACTATGACGGCGTCAACATTCTCTCGAACTCCGAGATCATCTTCACCCCCTCGATCACGCTGGACAACGGCCTGACCTTCGGTGTGAACGTGCAGCTGGAAGGCAACAACTCGCCCGGCAGCCAGATCGACGAATCCTACATGACGATCAGCTCGGACACTCTGGGTCAGATCATCGTCGGTGGCGAAAACTCGGCTGGTTACAAATCGATGGTTGGCGCACCTGGCGTGACCACGATGTACATCAACTCGCCTTCGATCTCGGCATTCATTCCGTTCTCGAACGCATATCCCGGCGGTTTCCGTCAGGCCGGTCTGTCGTCCTTCACCGAAGTTGCGGGTAACAACGACGTTCAGCGTCTGACCTACTTCACGCCTTCGTTCAACGGCCTGACAGTCGGTATCTCCTATGCGCCGACCGCATCGGCAGGCCAGAACGCCGGTGCCGTTGCCGCAGGCAATCTTGACCGCAACGCTAACCTGTCGGACATCTTCGACATTGGTGTGAACTACAGCCAGACCTTCGGCACGACCAGCGTCACGCTGTCGGCACGTTACGGCACCGGCAACTCCGCAATCGTCGGTGTTTCCGATCCCGAAACATGGGGCGTCGGCGCACAGATTGGCTTCTCCGACTTCCTGATCGGCGGTAGCTACGCTGAGAACAACAACGGTGCAGCTGGTGGCGTTGGTGGCGGTCTTCCCGCTGACTACGGTTCGAACAACAAAGGTTGGAACCTGGGCGTGACCTACGACATCGCTGGCCCGTGGGCTGTTGAAGCTGTGACGTACCAAGGTGAGGTTTCCACTGCGACCGGCAAAGCCCGGTACGAAGCCTACCGCATCGGCGCGAGCCGCGATCTGGGACCGGGCGTCGATTGGGACATCTACCTGGCGCAGGTTAACTCGCACAACGGTGGCGTTGGCGCAGCTCGTCTGACGTCGAACGGTACGCTGATCGGCACCGGCATCAACCTGTCCTTCTAA